The Vitis vinifera cultivar Pinot Noir 40024 chromosome 12, ASM3070453v1 genome has a segment encoding these proteins:
- the LOC100253456 gene encoding mitogen-activated protein kinase kinase kinase 20 has protein sequence MEDDGSSLYNLLLEYAPGGSLTGLTKKRRGKLWEFEARHYARMIIRGLRYMHERGVVHCDVKPDNVLVFPGENGGNVVKLADFGLARRINVEEQIWVQQRGSPPYMSPEALAWEEYEAPMDIWS, from the coding sequence ATGGAAGATGATGGCAGTTCGCTATATAATCTGTTGCTGGAATACGCACCCGGAGGAAGTCTGACGGGGTTGACGAAGAAGCGCAGAGGCAAATTATGGGAGTTTGAAGCTCGGCATTATGCAAGGATGATAATCAGAGGTTTACGCTACATGCATGAGAGGGGAGTGGTTCACTGCGATGTGAAGCCGGATAATGTACTTGTATTTCCCGGTGAAAATGGTGGGAATGTGGTGAAGCTTGCTGATTTTGGACTGGCTAGAAGGATTAATGTCGAGGAACAGATTTGGGTGCAGCAGCGGGGCTCCCCACCTTACATGTCGCCAGAGGCGTTAGCTTGGGAGGAATATGAGGCGCCCATGGATATATGGTCATGA
- the LOC104881074 gene encoding uncharacterized protein LOC104881074 has protein sequence MKMKIITWNVRGANDSSKRKIIKNYIRNQRVDLMCIQETKIQEMSEGIVRSLGSGRFLDWRALNAERAAGGILICWDKRVLGILDWEEGQFSLSCRFKTIENGATWVFTGVYGSFTKVEREGMWEELGAIRGLWDDPWCLGGDFNITLFQHERSSQRRTSSAMRRFAEFVDDLELVDLPLPGGRVHMEWGAE, from the coding sequence atgaagatgaagattattacctggaatgtgaggggagctAATGACAGCTCTAAGAGGAAAATCATTAAGAACTATATAAGGAATCAGAGGGTGGATCTAATGTGCATTCAGGAAACTAAGATTCAGGAGATGTCGGAGGGTATAGTGAGAAGTCTGGGTTCGGGGAGATTCTTAGATTGGAGAGCCCTAAATGCGGAAAGGGCTGCGGGTGGCATTTTGATATGCTGGGATAAACGGGTCCTGGGGATTCTGGACTGGGAAGAGGGCCAGTTTTCCTTGTCTTGTAGATTCAAGACCATAGAAAATGGGGCTACTTGGGTTTTTACGGGAGTGTATGGCTCTTTCACCAAAGTGGAAAGGGAGGGTATGTGGGAAGAACTTGGGGCAATAAGAGGCCTTTGGGATGATCCCTGGTGTCTCGGTGGGGATTTTAACATCACTCTGTTCCAACACGAAAGGAGCAGCCAAAGAAGAACCAGCTCAGCCATGCGGAGATTTGCAGAGTTTGTGGATGATCTAGAGCTGGTGGACTTGCCCCTTCCAGGGGGGAGAGTTCACATGGAGTGGGGGGCTGAATAA
- the LOC100243925 gene encoding multiple organellar RNA editing factor 1, mitochondrial isoform X2 — translation MALYSLRLRQALKTLTPLLGHRTPLPQVCALPAVESCGVIRLLPATNLQSRPFRSSPIWLSSSRSFNNQNEEIGPDTILFEGCDYNHWLITMDFPKDPKPTPEEMVETYVQTLAKGLNISVEEAKLKMYACSTTTYTGFQAVMTEEESEKFRGLPGVVFILPDSYINPATKEYGGDKYINGTIIPRPPPVQYGRTGGRYGDRNRNTERPRYDRQGGPMPNRQGNPPYDNRGSMQGDGGNYGAPQNYPPQQNYGPAGQGPMPMSNRDYAHGGRDTYQGERRDTMPPYQGNYNQGQQGNYHPQERRDFSQGAQRNYAPPDQRDVRGDNRNYNPQHSGNYGQGTGGSYGQGMGSGPSGYGQAQQGHGEGQRFSQVDQRNDMQDEQRNYPPTGNTNQGRY, via the exons ATGGCTCTCTATTCACTTCGACTCCGCCAAGCtctcaaaaccctaacccctctTCTGGGCCACCGCACACCTCTCCCGCAAGTCTGCGCGCTGCCAGCCGTGGAGTCGTGCGGCGTCATTCGCCTATTGCCGGCGACCAACCTCCAGTCGCGGCCATTCAGGTCATCTCCGATCTGGCTCTCCTCATCGAGGTCGTTCAACAATCAGAACGAGGAGATTGGGCCCGACACGATTCTGTTCGAGGGGTGCGATTACAATCACTGGCTCATCACCATGGACTTCCCCAAGGATCCCAAGCCCACTCCGGAGGAGATGGTGGAGACCTATGTGCAAACCCTAGCTAAGGGCTTGAATATTAG TGTGGAAGAGGCAAAATTGAAAATGTATGCTTGTAGCACAACAACTTATACAGGCTTTCAAGCTGTGATGACAGAAGAAGAGTCAGAAAAGTTTAGAG GTTTGCCCGGAGTTGTATTCATATTGCCAGATTCTTATATTAATCCTGCAACAAAGGAGTATGGAG GAGACAAATACATTAATGGGACAATCATACCAAGACCTCCCCCAGTTCAGTATGGGAGGACAGGTGGAAGATATGGTGACCGAAATCGAAATACTGAAAGGCCAAGATATGACCGGCAAGGTGGTCCGATGCCAAATCGACAAGGGAATCCCCCATATGATAACCGAGGATCTATGCAAGGAGACGGAGGGAATTATGGGGCTCCACAAAATTATCCACCACAACAGAATTATGGGCCAGCAGGACAAGGTCCCATGCCGATGAGCAACAGGGATTATGCCCATGGAGGGAGGGACACTTATCAGGGGGAGAGAAGAGACACAATGCCTCCATATCAGGGCAATTACAACCAAGGTCAGCAAGGAAATTATCATCCCCAGGAACGAAGAGACTTCTCACAAGGAGCACAGAGGAATTATGCTCCTCCTGATCAGAGGGATGTTAGAGGAGATAATAGGAATTATAATCCTCAACACAGTGGTAATTATGGCCAAGGAACAGGTGGATCTTATGGACAGGGAATGGGTTCTGGGCCTTCCGGGTATGGGCAGGCTCAGCAAGGGCATGGAGAAGGTCAGAGGTTCTCACAAGTTGATCAGAGAAACGACATGCAAGACGAGCAAAGGAACTATCCACCTACGGGAAATACAAACCAA GGTAGATATTGA
- the LOC100243925 gene encoding multiple organellar RNA editing factor 1, mitochondrial isoform X1: MALYSLRLRQALKTLTPLLGHRTPLPQVCALPAVESCGVIRLLPATNLQSRPFRSSPIWLSSSRSFNNQNEEIGPDTILFEGCDYNHWLITMDFPKDPKPTPEEMVETYVQTLAKGLNISVEEAKLKMYACSTTTYTGFQAVMTEEESEKFRGLPGVVFILPDSYINPATKEYGGDKYINGTIIPRPPPVQYGRTGGRYGDRNRNTERPRYDRQGGPMPNRQGNPPYDNRGSMQGDGGNYGAPQNYPPQQNYGPAGQGPMPMSNRDYAHGGRDTYQGERRDTMPPYQGNYNQGQQGNYHPQERRDFSQGAQRNYAPPDQRDVRGDNRNYNPQHSGNYGQGTGGSYGQGMGSGPSGYGQAQQGHGEGQRFSQVDQRNDMQDEQRNYPPTGNTNQVRHSSFNY; this comes from the exons ATGGCTCTCTATTCACTTCGACTCCGCCAAGCtctcaaaaccctaacccctctTCTGGGCCACCGCACACCTCTCCCGCAAGTCTGCGCGCTGCCAGCCGTGGAGTCGTGCGGCGTCATTCGCCTATTGCCGGCGACCAACCTCCAGTCGCGGCCATTCAGGTCATCTCCGATCTGGCTCTCCTCATCGAGGTCGTTCAACAATCAGAACGAGGAGATTGGGCCCGACACGATTCTGTTCGAGGGGTGCGATTACAATCACTGGCTCATCACCATGGACTTCCCCAAGGATCCCAAGCCCACTCCGGAGGAGATGGTGGAGACCTATGTGCAAACCCTAGCTAAGGGCTTGAATATTAG TGTGGAAGAGGCAAAATTGAAAATGTATGCTTGTAGCACAACAACTTATACAGGCTTTCAAGCTGTGATGACAGAAGAAGAGTCAGAAAAGTTTAGAG GTTTGCCCGGAGTTGTATTCATATTGCCAGATTCTTATATTAATCCTGCAACAAAGGAGTATGGAG GAGACAAATACATTAATGGGACAATCATACCAAGACCTCCCCCAGTTCAGTATGGGAGGACAGGTGGAAGATATGGTGACCGAAATCGAAATACTGAAAGGCCAAGATATGACCGGCAAGGTGGTCCGATGCCAAATCGACAAGGGAATCCCCCATATGATAACCGAGGATCTATGCAAGGAGACGGAGGGAATTATGGGGCTCCACAAAATTATCCACCACAACAGAATTATGGGCCAGCAGGACAAGGTCCCATGCCGATGAGCAACAGGGATTATGCCCATGGAGGGAGGGACACTTATCAGGGGGAGAGAAGAGACACAATGCCTCCATATCAGGGCAATTACAACCAAGGTCAGCAAGGAAATTATCATCCCCAGGAACGAAGAGACTTCTCACAAGGAGCACAGAGGAATTATGCTCCTCCTGATCAGAGGGATGTTAGAGGAGATAATAGGAATTATAATCCTCAACACAGTGGTAATTATGGCCAAGGAACAGGTGGATCTTATGGACAGGGAATGGGTTCTGGGCCTTCCGGGTATGGGCAGGCTCAGCAAGGGCATGGAGAAGGTCAGAGGTTCTCACAAGTTGATCAGAGAAACGACATGCAAGACGAGCAAAGGAACTATCCACCTACGGGAAATACAAACCAAGTAAGGCATTCCTCTTTTAATTACTAA
- the LOC100245794 gene encoding pentatricopeptide repeat-containing protein At2g01510, mitochondrial: MEGLKSRALHHLSHTHKVLALPSLHHFYDHLLQCCTSLTTLKLIHSSLSTRGFLLHTPHFLARLIILYSKLGDLHSARTLFDHRHHHHHGHTQAPNSFLCNTMLRAYANAGRSYEAIDLYIYMQRMGVGVNNFTYPFVLKVCASELGAVFGEVVHGQVVRTGFGSDLFVEAALVDMYAKCGEIGDAHEVFDRMLIRDVVCWTAMITLYEQAERPLKALMLFRKMQEEGFLGDEITAISVASAVGQLGDGRMAISVHGYAVLNGFIGDVSVGNSIVGMYAKCGNVERARLVFDRMEERNGISWNSMLSGYTQNGRPTDALSLFNQMQASECDPNPVTALIMVSACSYLGSKHLGRKLHNFVISSKMDIDTTLRNAIMDMYMKCGDLDTAVEMFNNCELGERDVSSWNVLISGYGVHGHGKEALELFSRMQVEGVEPNDITFTSILSACSHAGLIDEGRKCFADMTKLSVRPEMKHYACMVDMLGRAGFLNEAFRLIKKIPSRPSDEVWGALLLACRIHGNTELGEIAANNLFQLEPEHTGYYVLMSNIYAASNKWKEVEMVRQNMKSRGLKKPAAFSVIEFGTEVHGFHTADQSSPYYREVYRKVESLAIEMKMVGYVPDLSCVLHDVEPEDKEHLLNYHSEKLAVAFGIMKMDQGMPIQVTKNLRVCSDCHWAFKFISSIYGRKIIVRDGNRFHHFQGGRCSCGDYW; encoded by the coding sequence ATGGAGGGACTGAAGAGCAGAGCTCTCCACCACCTCTCGCACACCCACAAGGTTCTCGCCCTCCCCTCCTTACACCATTTCTACGACCACCTCCTCCAATGCTGCACCAGCCTCACCACCCTCAAACTCATCCACTCTTCCCTCTCCACTCGTGGCTTCCTCCTCCACACCCCTCATTTTCTTGCTCGCCTCATCATCCTATACTCCAAACTCGGCGACCTCCATAGCGCTCGCACCCTTTTCGACCACCGTCATCACCACCACCATGGCCACACCCAGGCACCCAATTCCTTCCTCTGTAACACCATGCTTCGCGCTTATGCGAATGCCGGCCGATCTTACGAAGCTATAGACTTGTATATTTATATGCAGAGAATGGGGGTTGGAGTTAATAATTTTACGTACCCGTTTGTGCTGAAAGTCTGTGCTTCTGAACTGGGTGCTGTTTTTGGAGAAGTGGTCCATGGGCAGGTTGTGAGAACTGGGTTTGGGTCGGATCTCTTTGTGGAGGCGGCTTTGGTGGACATGTATGCGAAATGTGGGGAGATTGGGGACGCCCACGAAGTGTTCGATCGAATGTTGATAAGGGATGTTGTGTGCTGGACAGCGATGATCACGCTGTATGAGCAGGCTGAGCGGCCCCTGAAGGCCCTAATGTTGTTTCGGAAGATGCAGGAGGAAGGGTTTTTAGGAGATGAGATTACGGCTATTTCTGTTGCGTCTGCTGTTGGGCAACTGGGAGATGGCAGGATGGCGATATCAGTTCATGGCTATGCAGTGCTTAATGGGTTCATTGGAGATGTTAGTGTTGGGAATTCAATAGTAGGGATGTATGCGAAATGTGGGAATGTGGAGAGGGCGAGATTGGTCTTTGACAGGATGGAAGAAAGAAATGGCATTTCGTGGAATTCTATGCTTTCGGGGTATACACAAAATGGACGACCAACTGATGCTTTGTCACTTTTTAATCAAATGCAAGCTTCTGAATGTGATCCTAATCCAGTGACAGCCTTGATTATGGTTTCGGCATGTTCTTATCTCGGTTCTAAGCATCTTGGAAGGAAGCTTCACAATTTTGTAATAAGTAGCAAAATGGATATCGATACTACTCTTAGGAATGCGATAATGGACATGTATATGAAATGTGGAGATTTAGACACTGCTGTTGAAATGTTCAACAATTGTGAGCTGGGCGAACGAGACGTTAGTTCTTGGAATGTTTTGATATCAGGATATGGAGTGCATGGGCATGGGAAGGAAGCTCTTGAGCTCTTCTCAAGAATGCAAGTGGAGGGTGTTGAACCAAATGATATCACTTTCACATCCATTCTTTCCGCTTGTAGTCATGCAGGTCTTATTGATGAAGGTAGGAAGTGTTTTGCCGATATGACCAAGCTGTCTGTCAGACCTGAGATGAAACATTATGCTTGCATGGTTGATATGCTTGGTCGAGCTGGGTTCTTGAATGAAGCTTTTAGATTGATCAAAAAGATTCCATCACGACCAAGTGATGAGGTATGGGGTGCATTACTTTTGGCTTGCAGAATCCATGGGAATACTGAGTTGGGGGAAATTGCAGCCAATAATCTCTTTCAGCTTGAGCCAGAACATACTGGTTACTATGTGCTAATGTCAAATATCTATGCCGCATCAAACAAATGGAAGGAAGTTGAGATGGTGAGacaaaatatgaaaagtagGGGATTGAAGAAGCCTGCAGCCTTCAGTGTGATTGAGTTTGGAACAGAAGTTCATGGGTTCCACACAGCAGACCAGTCAAGTCCGTACTACAGAGAGGTTTACAGAAAGGTAGAGAGCTTGGCAATTGAGATGAAGATGGTAGGCTATGTGCCAGACCTGTCTTGTGTTCTCCATGATGTGGAACCGGAAGACAAGGAGCACTTACTCAACTATCACAGTGAGAAGTTGGCTGTGGCATTTGGGATAATGAAAATGGACCAAGGAATGCCAATTCAGGTCACCAAGAACCTAAGGGTTTGTAGTGATTGTCACTGGGCCTTCAAGTTTATTTCGTCTATTTATGGCCGGAAGATTATTGTAAGAGATGGCAATCGATTCCATCACTTTCAAGGTGGTAGATGCTCATGCGGGGACTATTGGTAA